One genomic window of Arachis stenosperma cultivar V10309 chromosome 10, arast.V10309.gnm1.PFL2, whole genome shotgun sequence includes the following:
- the LOC130955717 gene encoding CDPK-related kinase 6-like, giving the protein MGHCCSKSIAVDNEGAAANHHVKPPHVSPAPVAVGNNSVSGVSDASTATPGRSTPANSFSTSPFTSPLPPGVAASPAAKTPGRKFRWPLPPPSPAKPIMAALLRRQGKTKPKDGPIPEEQGEGGGGGAGAEGGERSLDKSFGYFKNFGAKFELGKEVGRGHFGHTCWAKGKKGDLKGQSVAVKIISKAKMTSAIAIEDVRREVKMLKALSGHKNLVKFHDAFEDVNNVYIVMELCEGGELLDRILDRGGRYTEDDAKVILLQILDVVAFCHLQGVVHRDLKPENFLFVSKQEDALMKAIDFGLSDFVRPDQRLNDIVGSAYYVAPEVLHRSYSVEADLWSIGVISYILLCGSRPFWARTESGIFRSVLRANPNFDDTPWPSISPEAKDFVKRLLNKDHRKRMTAAQALTHPWLRNENVPIPLDILIYKLVKSYVRASPLKRAALKALSKALTEDELIYLRAQFSLLEPKDGYVSLDNFRGALMKNSTDAMKESRVPEILHLMEALSYKKMDFEEFCAAAISVYQLEVHPDWDNMATTAFEHFEEAGNRVISVEELAQEMSLGPSAYALMGDWIRKSDGKLSFVGFTKFLHGVTLRSSNTRHHRPVV; this is encoded by the exons ATGGGCCATTGCTGCAGCAAGAGCATCGCCGTCGATAACGAGGGCGCCGCCGCCAATCACCACGTCAAACCGCCGCATGTCTCGCCGGCGCCGGTAGCAGTAGGGAACAACTCCGTGTCTGGCGTCAGCGATGCTTCGACGGCCACTCCCGGGAGGAGTACTCCGGCGAACTCTTTCTCGACAAGCCCCTTCACAAGCCCGCTTCCGCCAGGGGTGGCGGCGTCGCCGGCGGCGAAGACGCCAGGGCGAAAATTCCGTTGGCCGCTGCCTCCCCCGTCACCGGCGAAGCCGATCATGGCGGCACTGCTGCGGAGGCAGGGGAAGACGAAGCCAAAAGACGGTCCCATACCGGAGGAGCAAGGTGAAGGGGGTGGTGGCGGTGCCGGCGCAGAAGGTGGAGAGCGGTCCCTTGATAAGAGCTTTGGTTATTTTAAGAACTTTGGTGCGAAGTTCGAGCTAGGAAAGGAAGTGGGTCGAGGGCATTTTGGTCATACTTGCTGGGCTAAAGGGAAGAAGGGTGACCTTAAGGGTCAATCAGTTGCCGTCAAAATCATATCCAAAGCTAAG ATGACTTCAGCAATAGCAATTGAAGATGTTAGGAGGGAGGTGAAAATGTTGAAGGCCTTATCTGGTCATAAAAATTTGGTCAAGTTTCATGATGCATTTGAGGATGTCAATAATGTCTACATAGTAATGGA GTTGTGTGAGGGTGGAGAACTACTTGACAGAATTCTAGATAG AGGTGGAAGATACACAGAGGATGATGCGAAAGTTATTCTTTTACAAATTTTAGATGTAGTTGCCTTTTGCCATCTCCAAGGAGTTGTACATCGTGATCTAAAACCGGAG AATTTCCTTTTTGTCTCAAAACAAGAGGATGCTTTGATGAAAGCCATTGATTTTGGTCTATCTGATTTTGTTAGACCAG ATCAACGCCTCAATGATATTGTTGGGAGTGCCTACTATGTCGCACCTGAAGTGCTGCATAGATCTTACAGTGTTGAGGCAGACCTATGGAGTATTGGAGTTATATCATACATATTGTTATGTGGAAGTAGACCATTTTGGGCACGCACTGAATCAGGAATATTCCGGTCTGTGTTAAGAGCAAATCCTAACTTTGACGATACACCTTGGCCATCAATATCACCAGAAGCTAAAGACTTTGTTAAGAGACTATTGAACAAGGACCACAGGAAAAGGATGACTGCTGCCCAAGCTCTAA CTCATCCGTGGTTGAGGAATGAAAACGTTCCCATTCCTTTAGATATTTTGATTTACAAGTTAGTCAAGTCATATGTGCGTGCCTCACCTTTGAAGCGTGCAGCATTGAAG GCTCTCTCAAAAGCATTGACAGAAGACGAACTTATCTACCTTAGAGCGCAGTTTAGCCTTCTGGAACCAAAAGACGGCTATGTTTCACTCGATAATTTTAGAGGG GCTCTTATGAAAAATTCAACTGATGCCATGAAGGAATCAAGGGTCCCTGAGATTTTACATTTG ATGGAGGCACTCTCATATAAAAAAATGGACTTCGAAGAGTTCTGCGCCGCTGCAATCAGTGTATACCAGCTGGAGGTTCATCCGGATTGGGACAACATGGCTACCACAGCGTTTGAGCATTTTGAAGAGGCGGGGAACCGAGTCATTTCAGTAGAGGAGTTGGCACAG GAGATGAGTTTGGGACCTTCAGCTTATGCTCTAATGGGTGATTGGATCCGAAAATCCGATGGAAAACTCAGCTTCGTCGGATTCACAAAGTTTTTGCACGGCGTGACGCTTCGCAGTTCAAACACAAGACATCACAGACCGGTAGTATAG